The window ACGCCGCAAGCGGGGTGGCAGGATTTGGAGGAGACGGATCTGACGTTTCACGGCATCCAGCAGGGCAGCAGGGAATATACGGGACTCCTGCGCCTGCGTACCTACACGGCGAAAAACCTCGCGTGGCTCTATCGCGCGAGCTTGGAGCCGAACGCCGAGCGGCGTCTCCAACGCGATGAGGAGTGAGGTGCGGGCATCACGCTGGGCATCTTTGTCATGAGGAGTGGCTCGCCCCGTAGGAAAGTCAACGAGCCGATGGACAAGGAAAGGAATTTTTGATGCAGAACAAATACATCCGCAATTTCTCGATTATCGCGCACATCGACCATGGTAAGTCGACGCTTGCCGACCGCCTCATTGAAAGCACGGGCACTTTGACTGAGCGCGAGATGGAGGCGCAGGTGCTCGACAATATGGAGCTTGAGCGTGAGCGCGGCATTACGATCAAGGCGCAGACCGTGCGCCTGCACTATCGCGGCAAGGACGGCGAGGTCTATGAACTCAATCTCATCGACACGCCGGGTCACGTCGATTTCACATACGAGGTGTCGAGAAGCCTTGCGGCCTGCGAGGGAGCGCTTCTCGTCGTCGATGCGGCGCAGGGCGTCGAAGCGCAGACGCTCGCAAACGTCTACATGGCGCTGGAGCACGATCTCGAAATCATCCCTGTCATCAATAAGATCGATTTGCCGAGCGCCGATCCCGAGCGCGTCAAAGAGGAGATCGAGGAGGCGATCGGCCTCGATGCGTCCGAGGCGATCCTGACTTCGGCGAAGACGGGCGTAGGCATCGAGGAGATCCTCGACGCCATCATCGAGCGCATCCCGCCGCCGAAGGGCGAGGACAATGCGCCGCTTCGCGCTTTGATCTTCGACTCGTACTTTGACTCGTACAAGGGCGCGATCGCGCATGTGCGCCTGATGGAAGGTCATATCAAGAAGGGCATGGAACTGAAGATGATGGCGACGGGCAAGACATTCGAGGTGACCGATGTCGGCTGCTTCCGTCCCGCACCTGCCGAGCTCGGCGAACTTACGGCGGGAGAAGTCGGCTTCGTCGCGGGAAGTTTGAAGAACGTGCGCGACGTGCTCGTCGGCGATACCGTGACGAGCGCGAAGAACCCTGCACCAGAGCCGCTGCCCGGCTATCGCGGCGTGACGCCGATGGTCTACTGCGGACTCTATCCCGTGGACAGCGCCGACTACGACAATTTGAAGGACGCGCTCGAAAAGCTGCAGCTCAATGATGCGGCGCTGATCTTCGAGCCGGAGACATCGATCGCACTTGGCTTCGGCTATCGCTGCGGTTTCTTGGGTCTTCTGCACATGGACGTCATCCAGGAGCGGTTGGAGCGCGAGTACGGCATGAAGCTCATCACGACGGCGCCCTCCGTCATCTACCACGTCCACAAGACGAACGGGACGATGCTCAAGGTCGACAATCCGTCGAAGCTTCCGCCGCCGACGGAGATCGACTTCATCGAGGAGCCGTTTGTCAAGGCGACGGTCATCGTGCCGAAGGACTATGTCGGCTCCGTCATGGAAGTCTCGCAGGAAAAGCGCGGCACGTTCGAGAGCATGGACTACCTCGACACGAATCGCGTCATGATCATCTACCACATTCCTTTGAGCGAGATCATCTACGACTACTTTGATCGCTTGAAATCGACGACGCGCGGCTATGCCTCGCTCGACTACGAGCTTGCCGACTATCGCCAGTCGCGCCTCGTGAAGCTTGACATTCTCTTGAACGGCGATCCCGTCGATGCATTGTCGACCATCGTCCACGCCGACCGCGCCGCGACGCGCGGCCGCCAGCTCGCGCAGAAGCTCAAGGAGATCATTCCGCAGCAGATGTTCGAGATTCCGATCCAGGCGGCTGTCGGCAACAAGATCATCGCGCGAGAGAACGTGCGTGCCATGCGAAAAGACGTGCTTGCCAAGTGCTACGGCGGCGACATATCGAGAAAGCGCAAGCTGCTTGAAAAGCAGAAAGAAGGCAAGAAGCGTATGAAGGCGGTCGGCAGCGTCGAAGTGCCGCAGGAAGCCTTCATGGCGATATTGAAGATCGACTGATTCCCGCGCGGTTCTGCGCTTCCTTTTATTGTGGGAATTGCCGAGCGAAGGGGAAAGCGAGAATTTGAAAGGAAAAGAGGCGGCAGAATGGGTGATTTCGGCGTGTATGTCCATATTCCCTTCTGCCGCCGCAAGTGCTTTTACTGCGACTTCCCTTCTTATGCAGGAGAAGAGCGATGGATGAGCCGCTACCGAGAAGCCCTGTGCCGCGAGATTGCGGCGCAGGGCTGTCGCTGTCTGCAGGAAGGGGCAGTGCGCACCGTCTACATCGGCGGCGGCACGCCGACAACGCTTGCGGCAGACGACCTTCTCGCCGTCGTCTGCACCGTGCGCGAGAGTTTTCGACTGACAGGCGAGGAAGAGTTCACGGTCGAGGCGAATCCCGGTACGGTCGATGCAAAGCTTCTCGAACGATTGCGCGAGGCGGGCGTCAACCGTCTGAGCTTCGGCGTGCAGTCGTTTTTCGATGCGCTGCTCACTGCTATCGGGCGCATTCATACGGCACGGGAGGCGGAGGATGCCGTGCGCATGGCGCAGAAGGCAGACTTTCGCGTGAGCCTTGACCTCATGTACGGTCTGCCTGGGCAGACGCTTTCTGATCTCAAGGACAGTGTGGCGCGAGCCGCTGCGCTCGGCATTGGTCACATCTCCGTCTACGGGCTTGCCGTCGAGGACGGCACGCCGTTCGCCCGCATGGAAGAGGCGGGGCGGCTTCATCTGCCGACGGATGACGAATGCGGCGATATGTACGACTATATCACGGCAGAACTGCCACGCTTGGGTTACCGCCGCTACGAAATCTCGAACTATGCGAGGGCGGGCGAAGAGAGCCGCCACAACCTCGCCTATTGGCAGGACGTGTCCTACATCGGTCTCGGCGCAGCGGCGCATTCGTATTGGCACGGACAGCGCACGGAGAATGAGCAGGATCTTTGCCGCTACATCGCGTGCATCGAAGGAGGCCTGTCGCCTGCAAGGGAAGAAGAGCCTTGCTCGCGCGAAAGCCATATCGAAGAATTCGCCTTCCTCGCGCTCCGCACGGCGTATGGTATTGATAAGAAGCGCTTTCGCGGCACTTTCGCCTCGGATGTGCACGAGGTCTATGGCGAAGTGATCGCGCGCTTGCAGGCGGCGGGGCTTGTTGAAGAAACGGCGGTGAGCATACGTCTGACAGAGCAGGGCATGAAGTTTGGCAACCGCGTCTTTGAAGCATTCTTGTTGGAAAGAGATGAAACGTAGCTGCCGCAAGCGGCTTTGCCGGCAAACTTTAAGCTTTCCTCTTATATGTACGATAAATAAGAGGAGAAAGGAGCGATTTCGATGGATATGAGCATAGCGGCGATGTCGGTCGATCTAAGCCAGGCACGCTTCTCGCAGCAGTTCGGCATCTCCGTCATGAAGATGGCGATGGATACGACGGAAGAAGCTGTGGGTGAGATGTTGGAAAGCCTCGACCCTGCGGTCGGCAACAATATTGATATTGCGGTATGAAAAAGAGGGCTGTCGCACAAAATGTGCGGCAGCCCCTTTTTGCTTGACTCGATCGGTTGACAGCGCAAGCCTGTGCAAGAGAAAGAAGCGTAAATTACACGCACAAACGTCCACTTTGTGGATATTGTGCGACGCCCTTACCAAAAACCGACCAATCAGTCAGCGCCCTTTGGGCTTGACTTCTTGGACTTTCATAGTAAAACTTTTTTGCGAAAGACAAAAAAGATGTTGACTTTTTGACTTTTATCGTGTATATTCTAGTCATGGGTTAGCACTCAAGGAGATTGAGTGCTAACAGCATGAACTACACGCACAAACGTCCACTTTGTGGACATTGTGCGCCGCCCTTAATGAAAGTTACCCAATCGGCCTGCGCCCTTCGGGCTTGGCTTCTTGGACTTTCATAGTAAACTACACGCACAAACGTCCACTTTGTGGACAAAAGTGCGCCGCCCTTAATGAAAGTTAGCCAATCGGCCTGCGCCTTTCGGGCTTGGTTTCTTGGACTTTCATAGTAGACCTTATCAGAGGGGGTGTGAAGATGCTTGATGAAAGGAAGCAGCGCATCCTGCAGGCGGTAGTCGATGACTACATCTCGTCGGCGGAGCCTGTCGGCTCGCGCACTGTGGCGCGGCGTCATGATTTCGGCGTTAGTCCGGCAACGATCCGCAACGAGATGGCGGATCTCGAGGATATGGGCTACTTGGAGCATTTGCACACGTCCTCTGGGCGCATCCCTTCGTCGAAAGGGTATCGACTCTATGTGGACAATCTGCTCTCGCCCGCGCCGATTGACGAGCGCGAGAGGGCGTTGATTGACCACTGGTATCGAAAGCGCGTCAAGCGCGTCGAGAGCGTCTTTCAGGAGACGGCGAAGATCATTTCGCGACTGACGAAGAATCTCGCGCTCGTCCTTGCGCCGCAGCTGGATGAAGCGGCTTTTCGCACGCTGCAGTTCGTGCCGCTGGGCGAAGATCGTGTCATCGCCGTCTTGATGACGGACGCGGGCTTCGTGGAGAACCGCGTCGTCAAGATGCCGAAAGGCGCGAGTTTCGAGGATTTCCAACGCATGGCGGAGGTCATCAACCGATGTCTGTCGGGCGAGAAGCTTTCCTCCATCGGCACGGCCGCTTTGAAGCGCATACGCGCCGAGGTCATGGACGAGTCGCTTTATCAGGCGGCAATGGAACTGATTTACGAAGCGCTCGACGAGGAGCGCAAGGAGCAGCGGCTCTATCTCGGCGGCACGACAGAGATGCTTGCGCAGCCGGAGTTTCGCGATGTGACGCGCGTGCGTGCGCTCCTCTCACTGCTCGAAGAGGAGAACTTCGTCAAAGACGTTCTGCAGAAGAAATCGCAGGAGGGACTCGTCGTCACGATCGGCCGTGAGAATGAGTACAGCGGCATTGAGGATTGCAGCATCATTCGCGCGACGTACCACTTGGATGGCGAGTGCTTGGGCACGATCGCCGTCTTAGGGCCGACGCGCATGGAGTACGGCAAGGCGATGGCGCTCTTGGGATATCTGAACCACCATATCGCTGCGCTTGTGCAGCCTTTCCGCTGGTAGCGGCATAGCATGAAATACGAGGTGAAGGGAATGCCATCATTCATGAAGGATGAGTTGAAGAAGAAGGACGAGGAAAAGCTCGAGGAGATGAAGCGCGAGATCGACGAGGCGGAGGCCGCAGACACTGCGGACGTCGCAGAAGAAGCGACGGGAGATGTCCGCGAGGAGACTGCCGAAGGAAGCCGTGAAGGTACCGAGGAGGCAGAAAATGGCGCGGACGATCCTGTGAAGCGTGCAGAAAAGCTTGAAGCCGATCTGGCAGAAAAGGACGCACAGATGCTGCGACTGCGCGCGGACTTCGACAACTTCCGCCGTCGTTCTGCGAAGGAGCGCGAAGAGCTTGCCGCCGTCGTCACCCAGGGCATCCTCACGGATATGCTGCCGCTCCTCGACAACTTCGAGCGTGCACTTTCCGCCGAAGGTTCTGACCTCGACAGCTTCCGCGCAGGCGTTTCCATGATCTACAAGCAGATGCAGGAAGCGCTCGCGAAGAACGGCTTGGAAGTCATTGATACGAAGGATAAGAAGTTCGACACGAACTTCCATCAGGCGGTCATGCGCGTGCAGGATCCCGAGAAGGAGGACGATACGATCGAGCAGGAACTGCAGAAAGGCTACATGGTAAAGGGGCGCGTCATACGCCCAAGCATGGTGCAGGTCGTTTCAAATTAAGTCAAATAGAGGAAACTCTTTTTATAGATATAAACATTTAGGAGGAATTCATCATGGCAAAAGCAATTGGCATCGATTTAGGTACCACGAACTCCGTCGTCTCCGTCATGGAGGGCGGCAAGCCCGTCGTCATCACGAACCCGGAGGGCAGCCGCCTGACGCCGTCCGTCGTCGGCTTCACGAAGACGGGCGAGCGTCTCATCGGCCAGCTCGCCAAGCGTCAGGCGGTATCGAACCCTGACCGCACGATCGCGTCGATCAAGCGTCACATGGGTGAGAAGGATTACAAGGTTTCCATCGACGGCAAGGACTACACGCCGCCTGAGATTTCGGCGATGATCCTGCAGAAGCTCAAAGCGGACGCGGAAGCCTACCTCGGCGAGACGGTGACGCAGGCGGTCATCACGGTGCCGGCGTACTTCAACGACAGCCAGCGCCAGGCGACGAAGGATGCGGGCAAGATCGCGGGTCTCGACGTCCTGCGCATCGTCAACGAGCCGACGGCGGCATCGCTGGCATACGGCGTCGACAAGGGCGGCGAGCACACGGTTCTCGTCTTTGACTTGGGCGGCGGCACGTTCGACGTTTCGATCCTCGAACTCAGCGAGGGCATGGTTGAAGTCAAGGCGACGAGCGGCGACACGCACTTGGGCGGCGACGACTTTGACCACGCCGTCATGAACTGGATGGTCGAGGAGTTCAAGAAGGAGAACGGCATCGACCTCTCCGCCGACAAGATGAGTGCACAGCGTCTGTTGGAAGCGGCGGAAAAGGCGAAGATCGAGCTTTCGAGCATGATGGAGACGCCGATCAATCTGCCGTTCATCACGGCGGACGCCACGGGTCCGAAGCATCTTGACTTGAAGCTCACGCGTGCCAAGTTTGATGAGCTTACGCACGATCTTGTCGAGCGCACGATGGGTCCGACGCGTCAGGCGATGTCGGATGCAGGTCTTTCGCCTTCGGACATCGACAAGGTGCTTCTCGTCGGCGGTTCGTCGCGCATCCCTGCCGTGCAGGAGGCCATCAAGGGCTACTTTGGCAAGGAGCCGGATCGCAGCGTGAACCCGGACGAGTGTGTTTCCATCGGTGCGGCAATTCAGGCCGGCATCATCGTCGGCGAAGTCAAGGACATGCTGCTCCTCGACGTCACGCCG of the Selenomonas sputigena genome contains:
- the lepA gene encoding translation elongation factor 4, which gives rise to MQNKYIRNFSIIAHIDHGKSTLADRLIESTGTLTEREMEAQVLDNMELERERGITIKAQTVRLHYRGKDGEVYELNLIDTPGHVDFTYEVSRSLAACEGALLVVDAAQGVEAQTLANVYMALEHDLEIIPVINKIDLPSADPERVKEEIEEAIGLDASEAILTSAKTGVGIEEILDAIIERIPPPKGEDNAPLRALIFDSYFDSYKGAIAHVRLMEGHIKKGMELKMMATGKTFEVTDVGCFRPAPAELGELTAGEVGFVAGSLKNVRDVLVGDTVTSAKNPAPEPLPGYRGVTPMVYCGLYPVDSADYDNLKDALEKLQLNDAALIFEPETSIALGFGYRCGFLGLLHMDVIQERLEREYGMKLITTAPSVIYHVHKTNGTMLKVDNPSKLPPPTEIDFIEEPFVKATVIVPKDYVGSVMEVSQEKRGTFESMDYLDTNRVMIIYHIPLSEIIYDYFDRLKSTTRGYASLDYELADYRQSRLVKLDILLNGDPVDALSTIVHADRAATRGRQLAQKLKEIIPQQMFEIPIQAAVGNKIIARENVRAMRKDVLAKCYGGDISRKRKLLEKQKEGKKRMKAVGSVEVPQEAFMAILKID
- the hemW gene encoding radical SAM family heme chaperone HemW, producing the protein MGDFGVYVHIPFCRRKCFYCDFPSYAGEERWMSRYREALCREIAAQGCRCLQEGAVRTVYIGGGTPTTLAADDLLAVVCTVRESFRLTGEEEFTVEANPGTVDAKLLERLREAGVNRLSFGVQSFFDALLTAIGRIHTAREAEDAVRMAQKADFRVSLDLMYGLPGQTLSDLKDSVARAAALGIGHISVYGLAVEDGTPFARMEEAGRLHLPTDDECGDMYDYITAELPRLGYRRYEISNYARAGEESRHNLAYWQDVSYIGLGAAAHSYWHGQRTENEQDLCRYIACIEGGLSPAREEEPCSRESHIEEFAFLALRTAYGIDKKRFRGTFASDVHEVYGEVIARLQAAGLVEETAVSIRLTEQGMKFGNRVFEAFLLERDET
- a CDS encoding YjfB family protein → MDMSIAAMSVDLSQARFSQQFGISVMKMAMDTTEEAVGEMLESLDPAVGNNIDIAV
- the hrcA gene encoding heat-inducible transcriptional repressor HrcA, which gives rise to MLDERKQRILQAVVDDYISSAEPVGSRTVARRHDFGVSPATIRNEMADLEDMGYLEHLHTSSGRIPSSKGYRLYVDNLLSPAPIDERERALIDHWYRKRVKRVESVFQETAKIISRLTKNLALVLAPQLDEAAFRTLQFVPLGEDRVIAVLMTDAGFVENRVVKMPKGASFEDFQRMAEVINRCLSGEKLSSIGTAALKRIRAEVMDESLYQAAMELIYEALDEERKEQRLYLGGTTEMLAQPEFRDVTRVRALLSLLEEENFVKDVLQKKSQEGLVVTIGRENEYSGIEDCSIIRATYHLDGECLGTIAVLGPTRMEYGKAMALLGYLNHHIAALVQPFRW
- the grpE gene encoding nucleotide exchange factor GrpE, with the translated sequence MPSFMKDELKKKDEEKLEEMKREIDEAEAADTADVAEEATGDVREETAEGSREGTEEAENGADDPVKRAEKLEADLAEKDAQMLRLRADFDNFRRRSAKEREELAAVVTQGILTDMLPLLDNFERALSAEGSDLDSFRAGVSMIYKQMQEALAKNGLEVIDTKDKKFDTNFHQAVMRVQDPEKEDDTIEQELQKGYMVKGRVIRPSMVQVVSN
- the dnaK gene encoding molecular chaperone DnaK; amino-acid sequence: MAKAIGIDLGTTNSVVSVMEGGKPVVITNPEGSRLTPSVVGFTKTGERLIGQLAKRQAVSNPDRTIASIKRHMGEKDYKVSIDGKDYTPPEISAMILQKLKADAEAYLGETVTQAVITVPAYFNDSQRQATKDAGKIAGLDVLRIVNEPTAASLAYGVDKGGEHTVLVFDLGGGTFDVSILELSEGMVEVKATSGDTHLGGDDFDHAVMNWMVEEFKKENGIDLSADKMSAQRLLEAAEKAKIELSSMMETPINLPFITADATGPKHLDLKLTRAKFDELTHDLVERTMGPTRQAMSDAGLSPSDIDKVLLVGGSSRIPAVQEAIKGYFGKEPDRSVNPDECVSIGAAIQAGIIVGEVKDMLLLDVTPLSLGIETLGGVSTKLIERNTTIPVRKSQIFSTAADNQPSVDIHVLQGEREMAAGNKTLGRFELSDIPPAPRGVPRIEVAFDIDANGIVHVSAKDLGTGKEQKITIQSDSGMSKDDIDRMVKEAQAHEAEDKKQKETVEVRNRADSAVYQAEKAIKDLGDKVDKAKADEVQAAADKVKEALKGTDTDAIKKATEELEKPLYEMSAAAYQQAGGPEAAAGAGAAPGAGATDAGAKSEDDNVVDAEYTEVKDDKK